AGGCTGACCAGATACACAATCGCCGATACCAGACTCTCCCGGGTTGCCCACACAAGAAAGGCACCCAGCAAACCGACCCGAATCAGTATGCCCAGAATATCACTGCGCGTCAGGCTCTTAATGAGAAGAAAGCGATAGGCGCTTTCCTTCTTCCACGCCAAGCCCTTGCCCCATCCGGACAGCCATTTCCGCGCATGGACACGCTGCCCGCGCTGAGGCACATTCACGAACCAGCTCAGCACCATCATCACCCGGCTCGCCTGTCGCTCCTCAACGGCGATGAATCGTTCCCAAGCAACCAGGTGCCTGGCGGGTACTGACAAGGCCGCAACATACGTGAGGCCAAGCAGCGCCATGAACAGGAGGGCTCGGCCCGTTGGATGCCATAACCAGGCGGCTAAACTCAGCGCCGGAACGATCCAGCGGAGTACCCTGTAGGCTGCCGCCGCATTCCTTGACACCATAAGCTGCTCCTTCCAGCTGCCGAAGCTTGACAGCAGTTTAAACAGCGTCAGAACAACAAACGTTGCCAGCAGCGGTTTTGGCGAAACATCACTGCGTATGTATAGTGGCCATAGGATTAACATCACCAGTCCCAAACCGATGATTTTATAAATGACGCCACTGAACCATGCTGTACTGAAGTATTCCTTCATCCGGGATTCCTGCGGAATGAGGAACACCGTATCCGCCGGACGCAGATAGGTGCGGATGCTGCTGTTGATCATGAGGGGCACAAGGAAAATCATCATGATCCAGCGAATCGGCAGATCTGGCGGAATCTGCTGCAGTAGTGCAGTATACCAGGCAGCGAATGCAATCAGCAGAAACAGAAATACGACGGCTACCCCGCTCTGTATGACATAACCCAGATAGGGGAGAATTTCACCCCAGAACTGCCCGCGTCGTTTGACATACAGCTCACGCAGGTTCATTCGCCTTTACCATCCTGAATCAGCACATTAAACAGCTCCTCCAGCGACATCCCCGGCCTTCCGGCTTGGTCCTGGATTTCCTTCAGCGTTCCCTGAGCAATGATGCTGCCGCGGTGCAGCACGATGAACCGGTCGCAATAATTCTCAATCGTGGAGAGAATATGGGAGCTGAGCAGTACCGAAGCGCCGGACGCCTTCAGCTCCAGCATGAAGTCAAGCAGCGAACGTATCCCGAGCGGATCAAGCCCAAGGAAGGGCTCGTCAATAATGTACAGCGACGGTCTGGCGACAAACGCGCACATGATCATCACTTTTTGGCGCATAC
This Paenibacillus sp. JZ16 DNA region includes the following protein-coding sequences:
- a CDS encoding ABC transporter permease; amino-acid sequence: MNLRELYVKRRGQFWGEILPYLGYVIQSGVAVVFLFLLIAFAAWYTALLQQIPPDLPIRWIMMIFLVPLMINSSIRTYLRPADTVFLIPQESRMKEYFSTAWFSGVIYKIIGLGLVMLILWPLYIRSDVSPKPLLATFVVLTLFKLLSSFGSWKEQLMVSRNAAAAYRVLRWIVPALSLAAWLWHPTGRALLFMALLGLTYVAALSVPARHLVAWERFIAVEERQASRVMMVLSWFVNVPQRGQRVHARKWLSGWGKGLAWKKESAYRFLLIKSLTRSDILGILIRVGLLGAFLVWATRESLVSAIVYLVSLMIIGLQLSALRKLHPESFWLHVYPLPEGTRRDNEGKLIFQVQLFWAVLLWLPLIPDILSAPGRILGTLAAGIVLVFLFRSAAARKSRREDDDDE